The Triticum aestivum cultivar Chinese Spring chromosome 5A, IWGSC CS RefSeq v2.1, whole genome shotgun sequence genomic sequence gcgcaatatgccacCCTCAAGTCGCGTGGGGGGAAACAAGTCGTGAAGGAGgttggggagggcgagccggcacggccgcgggggaagaccaactccaagaaggaggacaagcgggatgcgaCATCCAACGCCTTGATCACaagcgtggagggcatgatgaacgagaaggactcaagggaggaggagcaCCGGCGTTTCAAGGAAgagcaaatgaacgccttcatggagatccaaaggaggaggcttgagatggacacggagaagcaagccaagatgctcgaGCTGGAGgcagagaagcaagccaagatgctagagatcgagaccgccaacgccaagaccaaggcgaaagaaatggctctcgcgagcatgatgaccgggaTGGAGTTCATGAAGATGGATCTCAACATCGTGTCgtcaaggaagaggccgtggttcgcGAAGATGCatgccgacatgctcaagttcaccgaCGAGTGATCTCGTGGCCGCGAGCGCCTTCCTTTTTTGTATGCCGGCTTGTGTGCTGGCATAACCGCGAggccgcgatggcgtggtcgaactcaagtcccaccccttttgtgtgctggcatgtgtgtcgATCGCTGACGAGTGCGCCAACATGAACTGCGGTGATATTTTTTAAAGCCGACAatgtatgccggcgctggcatggtgccgaCATGATCTATGGCCGCGGTTCGTTTTTTAAAATTGagtgcggacatgaaatgggtcggcgtgTTAGGCGCACTGCCGATCCAATGCAAAACTGAGCGGACGCTGGGCGGGCGGTCGACCCAAATAGATAAAAAATGGACAAATGCGCCGTCCGTTTGAGTCGACCCGTTGAAGTTGCTCTTATTCGGCATCACAACAATTAAGCAGGGCATTTCAAATTTCATATTTCAAAAAGAGCTCAGCCAAGGTGAGTGGtgtggtcaacaagaccactgcaGGCTGCTTTTCCTTCCCAGAGCCTGACCCAAACGTACTATACGTCCCTGCTACCGCTCATTGGGTGAACTCTTCTCGGTACAGAAAaacacctccctccctccctccgtcCCTGCTACTGCTCCTTGCTTGCAAAGCCAAACCATGGCCGGACCATCTCTCCCTACGCCACCGCCGGTGGAGGAGCCACAGACGGGGGCTGCGAAGTCGGTGACGACGGTCGATGCCCTCACCGTGGACACCCTCCGCAACATTCtccgtcgcctctccctcgccgaCCTTCTCCGTGCCGCCCTCGCCTGCCACCGCTGGCGCCGCGTCGCCGCACGCTGCATCCCCTGCACCGCCCCACTTCTCGGCTACTTCTTCCACCCCACCGCCACCGGTTTGCCAGCGCCCCTGCACTCGCGATCCAAGGAGATCGACACCCCCGCCGTCTTCGCTCCCTTGGACGCCTcctccccgagcctctccctcGACTTCGCTCCGGGGGCCTCCCGCTACGTGCTCCACGACTGCCACCAAGGCCTCCTGCTTCTCGAGCCGTTCGCGTCGCTCCCCAAGGGGACCATCCCGCGCTTCCTCGTCATCGACCCGGCCACCCGCCGCCGCGTGCTCCTCCCGCCGCCACCGCGCGACACGGTGCCCGACGACCACCGCTGGCGCCGCTCCAGGTACTACGTCGGCTCCGCACTGCTCTCCCGCGCGCACCCGAGCAAGCTCTGCTTCGAGGTCGTCTGCTTCGCCATCGACGGCGGGCACCCGCGCGTCTGGGTCGCGTCCGTGGACGACGGCCGATGCAGCTGGCGCGCCCACCCGCGGACCATGGAGCTAGAGGTCGATTTCGACCCCTGGTTGTTCGAAGGGCGCTGCGTGCACGCCGCCGGGAAGATCTACTGGCACATCTGCAACTCCTACCGCATGCTCGTGCTGGACCCTGCGACACTGCACTTGTCCTACCTGCTGGCGCCGGCCGTACTGTCAGACCATTTCTGCACGTACCGCGTCGGGGAGACGCCGGAGGACGGCCGGCTCTGCCTCCTGGCCGTGGGGAGTCGCTCGAGGCAGCTGCAGCTCTGGGTCCGCGCGGAGGCCAGAGGGAGCGACAATGGGTGGTTTCTGGAGAGGGAGATGCTCAACATGCGTGTGGTGTGGGACGCAGTGCCAGGCCTGCCCAATGACCTTGCCCACAGGATCTTCAGTGTTTGGCCCAGCGACATGGACGCGGGGCGTAGCGGGAAGGTGTTCATCAGAACCATAGGATATGGGCGCTACTCCTTACATCTGGACACCGCCAAGATTGAGCCCCTGCACACCAAACATGGCAAGGAGTACGGCCACCCGATCTTTGCCTACTTCCTCGCGTGGCCGCCTGCCTTCCTCGCTCCAGAATACTGACGACTTTCTGGTGATTGGTAAAACCTCCTTCCCTCTTCAAGATGCCACTCATCGATGTTGCTTGATCATGAGCTTCATTCCTCAGTTCATTTCCTATGTGGCTGCCTTGAGGTTTCGATATATGATGGTGGTAACGATTGTGAAGCAATCATCCCAAATACATGTCTGTTTTAGAATTTCTAGTCACGATCTCTTTCTCGATTCCTCTAGTTTTGGATATATGCCGTTGGTAGAAGGTCTAATGCATGCGTATAGTTTCTTCCTTTGCATGGATCATAGTCTCTAGCTACACTGTACACATGTTCATTGCTATCCTGGTCTGTCATATTTGGCATACCAAAGCTTTCGCAATTCGATGGAGTTTGAAATCAAAAACTAATCTTTTGGTAGGTTTTAGGAAATTTTCAAAAACTGGTAGTTTTTCGGAACCCTAACCCAAATTATGGTAGTTTTACGATATTTAATCCTTTAGTTACTTATTGCAGTGGCTGGGGCAGGCCGCTTGTCATTGTTAGATGTTAGCTTATAGGCGACCTCTAGAATTCCAAAATGCAGGCTGGTTGCTTTATTATTTTGAAAAGAGGGGTGTTTTAAAAAAAAAAAGAGGGGTGGTTAACTGTTCAGTGAATTGAAGGTAAAATGTGTTTATATAATAGGACTTTTATGAATTTTATATGCTTTGTTGATTGTTTGGAATCAGACCTTTTATTTGTGTTTTCCTTGTACCAAAAGAATAGATCTTGTGTGTTATGGATATTGTACTAACAAATACAGTACTTTATTAATGGCCCTAGCACAGCAACGTACATAGCGAATTAGTATGTGGGAGTGGGATTTATAAGTACAAGTCAGCATGTTTTATGGTTGCAACGTGATTGTTAACTATTTTTGAACAGTACTTGTGCTTGCATTTCTTAATTTCTCATAGTAGTTGTGGGCAAGATAGATGTAATTTGTAAAACATATGTGATGCATGCACTTTGATTTGTTGAATGAATCAAATATTGCTATTTGTTACAGCCCTTAACAACTAGAACAAATAAAATAAACATTTCTACTTGTTCTGCCAAGTGATGGCAGCCACTAACCATTAGCTGAACTCTGACTGAAAAAGTGGAGAGCTGGAAATAACAATAACGGTGGGTTTCCTAAAGTTGGTCATTTTTTTATCGAATGACTAAACTTTGGTCACTTAGAAGAGCAAAGAAACCTTAATGTTGTTCATCGTCTCATTAGCACCTACATATATTTTTTCCGTGGAAGTACCTTATAT encodes the following:
- the LOC123106925 gene encoding uncharacterized protein: MAGPSLPTPPPVEEPQTGAAKSVTTVDALTVDTLRNILRRLSLADLLRAALACHRWRRVAARCIPCTAPLLGYFFHPTATGLPAPLHSRSKEIDTPAVFAPLDASSPSLSLDFAPGASRYVLHDCHQGLLLLEPFASLPKGTIPRFLVIDPATRRRVLLPPPPRDTVPDDHRWRRSRYYVGSALLSRAHPSKLCFEVVCFAIDGGHPRVWVASVDDGRCSWRAHPRTMELEVDFDPWLFEGRCVHAAGKIYWHICNSYRMLVLDPATLHLSYLLAPAVLSDHFCTYRVGETPEDGRLCLLAVGSRSRQLQLWVRAEARGSDNGWFLEREMLNMRVVWDAVPGLPNDLAHRIFSVWPSDMDAGRSGKVFIRTIGYGRYSLHLDTAKIEPLHTKHGKEYGHPIFAYFLAWPPAFLAPEY